A single region of the Oscillospiraceae bacterium genome encodes:
- a CDS encoding serine hydroxymethyltransferase, giving the protein MVRQNIEFITRHDPEVGRAVGLECDRQRRNIELIASENFVSPAVMAAMGTPLTNKYAEGYPGKRYYGGCECVDIAENIAIERAKQLFGAQFANVQPHSGAQANAAVYFALVQPGDTVLAMSLAHGGHLTHGSPVNISGAYYHIVPYGVDDVTHRIDYDKLRALAQAHKPKMILAGASAYPRTIDFAAFGEIAREVGAYLFVDMAHIAGLVAAGLHPDPMPHAHVVTTTTHKTLRGPRGGLILCNDPDIAKKINKAVFPGTQGGPLMHIIASKAVALGEALLPSFKVHQQQIIKNAQAMAEALLETGFQLVSGGTDNHLMLVDLRPVDLTGKEMQRRLDEVYITVNKNAIPGDPQSPLVTSGIRVGVPAATTRGFTEADMRVVARLIHRAAVDFEGAAAEIRAEVGALCAQHPLYE; this is encoded by the coding sequence ATGGTCAGACAAAACATCGAGTTTATCACCCGGCACGATCCGGAGGTGGGGCGCGCCGTCGGCCTGGAGTGTGACCGTCAGCGCCGGAACATCGAGCTCATCGCCTCAGAAAACTTTGTGAGCCCCGCCGTCATGGCTGCCATGGGAACGCCGCTGACCAACAAGTACGCGGAGGGGTACCCCGGCAAGCGGTACTACGGCGGCTGCGAATGTGTCGATATTGCCGAAAACATTGCCATCGAACGGGCCAAACAGCTCTTTGGGGCGCAGTTTGCCAACGTGCAGCCGCACTCGGGCGCCCAGGCCAACGCCGCCGTCTATTTCGCGTTGGTACAGCCAGGCGACACGGTGCTGGCCATGAGTCTGGCCCACGGCGGCCACCTGACGCACGGAAGCCCTGTGAACATCTCGGGCGCCTATTACCACATCGTCCCCTACGGAGTGGACGACGTCACCCACCGCATCGACTACGACAAACTGCGCGCGCTGGCACAGGCCCATAAACCGAAGATGATCCTGGCCGGCGCGTCGGCCTACCCGCGCACCATTGACTTCGCCGCTTTCGGTGAGATCGCCCGCGAAGTGGGCGCCTATCTCTTCGTCGACATGGCGCACATCGCCGGGCTGGTCGCGGCCGGGCTGCACCCCGACCCCATGCCCCATGCCCACGTGGTGACAACGACGACGCACAAAACCCTGCGCGGCCCACGCGGCGGTCTCATCCTGTGCAACGACCCCGACATCGCCAAAAAGATCAACAAGGCCGTATTTCCGGGCACGCAGGGCGGTCCGCTCATGCACATCATCGCCTCCAAAGCGGTGGCGCTGGGTGAGGCGCTGCTGCCGTCGTTTAAGGTGCACCAGCAGCAGATCATCAAAAACGCACAGGCGATGGCGGAGGCCCTTCTTGAGACCGGTTTCCAGCTCGTCTCCGGCGGCACCGACAACCACCTCATGTTGGTGGATCTGCGTCCGGTGGATCTCACCGGCAAGGAGATGCAGCGCCGGCTGGACGAGGTCTATATCACAGTCAACAAAAACGCGATCCCCGGCGACCCCCAGAGCCCGCTGGTGACGAGCGGCATTCGGGTGGGCGTGCCCGCCGCCACCACCCGCGGTTTCACAGAGGCGGACATGCGCGTCGTCGCGCGGCTCATCCACCGGGCGGCCGTCGACTTCGAGGGCGCCGCCGCCGAGATCCGCGCGGAGGTCGGCGCGCTGTGCGCCCAGCACCCCCTCTATGAATAG
- a CDS encoding InlB B-repeat-containing protein: MKMIYKNAKPVLALALAVIMMFASSGGLVFAAGRTVNTGAAPSATNVGTAVVLPTSGAPGGTGSISINTAGTIVSGTTSYGRMPLSNTVGDVLHFIGTQVVRADGPYKVSTYVRMTAQSGNAGAGVMVRDNSNSASVAYAASYLRYSTDAPGGYNYQTHRRTSSGADSGSATNPFTMGATNPGLTPVSVDVDTNGVSTMTTPNASADKNDVAITYTPNIWIGLWVGRMTVEFTSSRILQKPGTAQESTLWQTESLATPTNGGFSFSENDVVLTWNAVTGANRYRVESPLGTLVGTSETATYTVGNSAGGATYYIIAENSTEGTIFPSDGKYLNKPPLAVEVESATGPYNLIYSANGGVGPVPATVQYDEDETVNVAFTPAPTKAGNNFLGWSFDPATTGAPAYAPGGTATFPMPRGSRTLNAMWERRVVFDANGGDVTPPERYVTVGTQIGALPASAGTKGLSQFGGWSASAAGDTPYTETTTVTAGDALTLYAIWNGPYAVSYNANGGAGVPAAADYAIGSTVDVAFAPAPAKAGNNFLGWSPAPAVNGAPAYSSGGTTSFTMGNAAVTLNAMWARQVNFDVNGGTGSAPSRFVAVGTVLGALPADPEPGDPSKKFGGWGTLPTGGTRYSAGTVVASGDALTLYALWAEPPTAQKEVLVRKDGSGDFTTIKEAYNFLRDNDLPNRTIDVGPGTFTEKLTIRFPVTISGAGRGTGDDATIITWTDGNRTPFRPDDTETERDKEYLYPSIRPGGPAGPEPNGSYGTMGSYSVGFFPGSEGSVIKNCAVTNTAGTNVGQTVALFFNADRCIADNIRLDAPSSDTFLVHDCRAYVVNSEIHGSTDFIFGNGQAVIYNSTINIKTTGGCMAAPSTDVRIPYGILIEKCTITGGGSSASLGRAWQWNQNAKEPAERYTVGGSALLKNNTVTATTTANGFTNGTGGGTPLSQRLREYGSVNAAGTLLTLNATRQALQLTQAQADDYNVFNVLGVNQYSTSSDTLYAEPWIPRYDTFTTPVTEIKNVSITSENGVKIGSVTTAPIGDTIKLRFDVTEKLFPMTKPIVNFRIGGREAAEAVSFYEEIAPNRYEATFKVNFSDHTTGSDTTYGTAEPERSVNHGGIDGAVEFTIQGIGLDGNDITPVSATSDGTSVVVDRTLRAIPDAPVVSPTADKADPYWDDEMYAYVEDTVMDNVPLFLEASGIPEFKITDAKYADLIRTANEGGTDRQDYTNVFKAAIADANAVGTGAKVIVPGGDNVVYYTGAIHLLSNVNLVVEQGATVRFLRIISQEYYPIVLQSFEGQELYNYSPPIYALKQKNIAVTGEGTLDAQYSGGWSTRTGDKMALNKDSDRAVPVVKRIYTDSAGPTAGQMPATIPVIDGDEVKYVALPAGAVNNRIGLRPCFIQPYACENIILRDVALRGTPMWNVAPVSCSNVLVDGLDINAVGIGNGDGVNPVSTQFVIIQNVSFATGDDCIAIKSFKNGDGLRRNEPSQYIIVRDCAFANGHGGVTCGSEISGGIRWVFAERCAFSSPSLGYALRFKVNSFRGATIENIYERNSTISRSSDAVLYIESSYTSGNNQDRVGDLGKYTPRLNNIYISDFTTPAGASIGCTNFVRMTAYTRAPINGVHIKNSTFRGVGASTVESLSGWELINVGTTTAANPSGTPTIVNSIPMKIANVKLSGGGVSADLKDTLTYGNNSVAIMKRSGTAYMVSGKLETASSTTPTIRVFTGRSKTSYATATVTPTASGYNFTANVTLAATENFYYINITAQNGTWAASNLNQTTAVHNVVMTDYAWPRDELPVQFTTESVTVDANAEAVYDNAIPVDVSKKRSAAATADAPDCTTTGVARAVWDGANMYILVEVTDASVRTAGTGVNTDGVEFYIDFDNDKLMKDPAGRKMHDNTENGVSSAWAEDYLIRVASNGTVSGTGPRGGTFNQRLVSSAARITPTGYNVELALALGGLPKVNGANFGFDIGINDMTSTQTARQHRVFWHRTDGADLVDVSTWGSAVLEGYNGTDPRKPDKYWISEYIKRIETTGTVPVNMYQFPRGKFPQGQIELDAAVAQAKAVIADSSATYLDTDAAAERLRNAILNLPNEGKFPNPKDLPTIGYMPNPFEFFDGSPVEAPSDWKARSAELKDLMSYYEFGDWPAPPQSLTATVGTAVVGESNRFNIPINITDNGRNATLDATITLPQGAGPFPVIVFLDFSGTYSGYNAYRDASVSQGFALMRIQYDTIASDTLNTRTGPFFTLYPWAEADAGSELTWAWGASRCADALDYIMANNAAYAGRFDMDKLVVAGFSRTGKAALLAGLYDERFKVVNPIASGSGGAGVYRYDAFNNNYSGIFTNPAALNAADCEILPEHINNFGNNANSMLWRFLDFDKNYKRDTPFGYGGRLPYDHHEIIAAIAPRAVIISSINDDHHNQPEGDATGYEGAKPVFEFLGVPQNIALDVHRAGGGHSVKQAQCENVVAFAKMVFFGTEMSATLRNHLYLNPYVATFDRYYGGLDAMMPWRHTFDGASFEDYMILDSSISGNVIASAKISAKKDANLVLAAFGERNELINVKVLPVAEGTGSYDLAFDFTSAAEVRAFFWDIDSYEPLCEPKKLH; encoded by the coding sequence ATCTGGATCGGGCTGTGGGTCGGCAGGATGACGGTTGAATTCACCAGTTCGCGTATCCTGCAAAAACCCGGGACGGCGCAGGAATCCACACTGTGGCAGACCGAATCCCTCGCGACGCCGACGAACGGCGGATTCAGCTTCAGCGAAAACGACGTAGTGCTGACATGGAACGCGGTAACAGGCGCGAACCGTTACCGCGTCGAAAGCCCGCTCGGAACCCTGGTAGGCACTTCGGAGACGGCGACATATACGGTCGGCAACTCGGCCGGTGGCGCGACGTATTACATAATCGCCGAGAACTCGACGGAAGGCACAATCTTCCCTTCGGATGGCAAATATCTGAACAAGCCGCCGCTGGCGGTAGAGGTTGAGTCGGCGACCGGCCCGTATAACCTCATTTACAGCGCCAACGGCGGGGTTGGTCCGGTTCCGGCGACGGTGCAGTATGACGAGGACGAAACCGTCAATGTAGCTTTCACACCCGCGCCGACAAAGGCCGGCAACAACTTCTTGGGCTGGAGTTTTGACCCCGCCACAACCGGCGCGCCTGCGTATGCGCCGGGAGGCACGGCCACGTTCCCGATGCCCAGGGGATCGAGAACGCTCAACGCCATGTGGGAGCGCAGGGTCGTCTTTGACGCGAACGGCGGCGACGTAACGCCCCCGGAGCGGTATGTCACGGTCGGTACGCAGATAGGCGCGCTCCCAGCTTCAGCGGGCACGAAAGGCCTCAGCCAGTTTGGGGGCTGGTCGGCGTCGGCGGCTGGCGATACGCCATATACCGAGACGACGACCGTCACAGCCGGCGACGCGTTGACGCTGTACGCGATCTGGAACGGGCCTTACGCCGTTTCTTACAACGCCAACGGCGGCGCGGGCGTACCGGCCGCCGCCGATTACGCGATCGGATCGACCGTTGACGTGGCGTTTGCGCCCGCGCCGGCCAAAGCGGGCAACAACTTCCTCGGCTGGAGCCCCGCCCCGGCCGTTAACGGCGCGCCCGCTTACAGTTCGGGCGGCACGACGTCCTTCACGATGGGCAACGCGGCCGTAACGCTGAACGCAATGTGGGCGAGACAGGTCAACTTCGATGTAAACGGCGGCACGGGGTCGGCGCCGAGCAGGTTCGTGGCTGTCGGCACGGTGCTGGGCGCGCTTCCGGCGGACCCCGAGCCCGGCGACCCATCCAAGAAATTCGGCGGCTGGGGCACGCTGCCGACCGGCGGCACGAGATATTCAGCCGGCACTGTCGTGGCGTCGGGCGACGCCCTGACGCTGTACGCGCTTTGGGCCGAGCCGCCTACCGCCCAAAAAGAAGTCCTTGTGCGCAAGGACGGCTCGGGCGATTTCACGACAATCAAAGAAGCGTATAATTTCCTCCGCGACAACGATCTCCCGAACCGGACGATCGACGTCGGACCCGGTACGTTCACCGAGAAATTGACTATCAGGTTCCCGGTCACGATCAGCGGCGCGGGAAGGGGTACGGGCGACGACGCGACAATCATTACATGGACAGACGGCAACAGGACCCCGTTCCGCCCGGACGATACCGAGACCGAGCGCGACAAGGAGTATCTGTATCCGAGCATTCGTCCAGGCGGCCCGGCCGGCCCCGAGCCGAACGGCAGTTATGGCACGATGGGTTCGTATTCGGTCGGGTTCTTCCCCGGCTCCGAGGGTTCCGTTATCAAAAATTGCGCAGTCACCAACACCGCCGGTACCAATGTGGGGCAGACCGTGGCGCTGTTCTTCAACGCCGACAGGTGTATCGCCGATAACATCAGGCTGGACGCCCCGAGCAGCGATACGTTCCTGGTACACGATTGCAGAGCGTATGTCGTCAACTCGGAAATCCATGGCTCAACCGACTTTATATTCGGCAACGGCCAGGCCGTGATCTATAACAGCACGATCAATATCAAAACCACCGGCGGTTGCATGGCGGCTCCGTCTACCGACGTCCGGATCCCTTACGGCATACTGATCGAGAAATGCACGATCACCGGCGGCGGCAGTAGCGCTTCTTTGGGCCGGGCATGGCAGTGGAACCAAAATGCGAAAGAACCGGCGGAAAGGTACACCGTCGGCGGATCGGCGCTGCTTAAAAACAACACCGTAACAGCCACCACAACCGCGAACGGCTTTACGAACGGCACCGGAGGCGGGACCCCGCTTAGCCAGCGCCTGCGTGAATACGGGAGCGTAAACGCGGCGGGAACTCTTCTCACATTAAACGCCACGCGGCAGGCGCTTCAGCTTACCCAGGCCCAGGCGGACGATTACAACGTGTTTAACGTACTCGGTGTCAATCAATACAGCACCTCAAGCGATACGCTGTACGCCGAGCCGTGGATACCCCGATATGACACCTTCACGACGCCCGTTACCGAGATCAAAAACGTCAGCATCACGTCCGAAAACGGGGTGAAGATCGGCAGCGTGACCACCGCGCCTATCGGCGACACCATCAAGCTCAGGTTTGACGTGACAGAGAAGCTGTTCCCGATGACGAAGCCGATCGTCAACTTCAGGATCGGCGGCAGGGAAGCTGCCGAGGCAGTCTCGTTCTACGAGGAGATCGCCCCGAACAGATATGAGGCGACCTTCAAGGTCAACTTCAGCGACCACACCACCGGTTCGGACACCACATACGGCACGGCCGAGCCGGAGCGCAGCGTAAACCACGGCGGCATCGACGGCGCGGTTGAGTTCACGATTCAGGGCATCGGCCTTGATGGAAATGACATCACTCCCGTGAGTGCAACGAGCGACGGTACGTCGGTCGTCGTTGACAGGACGCTTCGCGCGATACCCGACGCTCCCGTCGTCTCACCGACGGCTGACAAGGCCGACCCATACTGGGACGACGAGATGTACGCGTATGTCGAGGATACCGTAATGGACAACGTACCTCTGTTCCTCGAGGCCTCGGGTATCCCCGAGTTCAAGATCACCGACGCCAAGTACGCGGACCTTATCCGCACCGCGAACGAGGGCGGCACGGACCGCCAGGATTACACGAACGTGTTCAAGGCGGCCATCGCCGACGCCAACGCGGTCGGCACCGGCGCGAAGGTCATCGTGCCTGGCGGGGACAATGTTGTTTACTACACCGGCGCGATTCACCTCTTGAGCAACGTCAACCTTGTCGTTGAGCAAGGCGCGACGGTGAGGTTCCTGAGGATTATCTCGCAGGAATACTATCCGATCGTGCTGCAAAGCTTCGAGGGGCAGGAACTCTACAACTATTCCCCGCCTATCTACGCTCTGAAGCAGAAGAACATCGCGGTTACCGGCGAAGGCACGCTGGACGCTCAGTACTCGGGCGGCTGGAGCACGAGGACAGGCGACAAAATGGCGCTCAACAAGGATTCCGACCGCGCCGTACCGGTCGTCAAGCGCATCTATACCGATTCAGCCGGACCCACCGCCGGTCAGATGCCCGCTACGATCCCGGTTATCGACGGCGATGAAGTGAAATATGTCGCGCTGCCGGCGGGGGCGGTGAACAACAGGATCGGTCTGCGTCCGTGTTTCATCCAGCCATACGCTTGTGAGAACATCATTCTCCGCGATGTGGCCTTAAGAGGCACCCCGATGTGGAACGTCGCCCCGGTGAGCTGCAGCAACGTGCTGGTTGACGGGCTGGACATCAACGCTGTTGGCATCGGCAACGGCGACGGAGTGAATCCGGTATCCACACAGTTTGTTATCATCCAGAACGTCTCGTTCGCGACCGGCGACGACTGCATCGCCATCAAGAGCTTTAAGAACGGCGACGGCCTGAGAAGAAACGAGCCGAGCCAGTACATCATCGTCAGGGACTGTGCGTTCGCGAACGGTCACGGTGGCGTCACGTGCGGGAGCGAGATATCCGGCGGTATCAGGTGGGTCTTCGCCGAGCGGTGCGCTTTCAGCAGTCCGAGCCTTGGGTATGCCCTCAGGTTCAAGGTGAACTCCTTCCGCGGAGCCACCATCGAAAACATCTATGAGCGCAACAGCACCATATCCAGGTCCTCCGACGCGGTGCTGTATATCGAATCGTCCTACACGTCCGGCAACAACCAGGACAGGGTGGGAGATCTCGGAAAGTACACGCCGCGTCTCAATAATATCTATATCAGCGACTTCACGACGCCGGCAGGCGCCAGCATCGGCTGCACAAACTTCGTCAGGATGACCGCGTACACCCGCGCGCCGATCAACGGCGTGCACATCAAGAATTCTACGTTCAGGGGCGTCGGGGCCAGCACCGTTGAGAGCTTATCCGGCTGGGAGCTTATCAACGTAGGTACGACGACCGCCGCAAATCCGAGCGGCACCCCGACTATCGTGAACTCGATCCCAATGAAGATAGCGAACGTCAAGCTCAGCGGCGGCGGTGTGTCGGCCGACCTCAAGGACACGTTGACATACGGCAACAACAGCGTCGCCATTATGAAGAGATCCGGCACAGCCTACATGGTGTCGGGCAAGCTTGAGACCGCCTCAAGCACGACCCCGACGATCAGGGTGTTCACCGGAAGGAGCAAGACCAGTTACGCAACCGCGACCGTCACCCCGACAGCCAGCGGGTATAACTTCACCGCCAATGTAACCCTCGCGGCAACCGAGAATTTTTATTATATCAACATCACTGCCCAGAACGGCACGTGGGCCGCTTCCAACCTCAACCAGACCACAGCGGTTCATAACGTTGTGATGACGGACTACGCTTGGCCAAGAGACGAATTGCCGGTTCAGTTCACCACGGAATCGGTCACGGTCGATGCGAACGCCGAGGCGGTTTATGACAACGCGATCCCGGTCGATGTCTCTAAGAAGCGTAGCGCGGCCGCGACAGCCGACGCCCCCGACTGCACGACGACCGGCGTCGCCAGGGCGGTTTGGGACGGCGCGAATATGTATATCCTCGTTGAGGTCACGGACGCGAGCGTACGTACGGCAGGCACCGGGGTAAATACAGACGGCGTCGAGTTCTATATCGATTTCGACAACGACAAGCTGATGAAAGACCCGGCCGGGCGCAAAATGCACGACAACACAGAAAACGGTGTCAGCAGCGCTTGGGCTGAAGATTACCTTATCCGCGTAGCAAGCAACGGCACGGTCAGCGGCACCGGGCCCCGGGGCGGCACGTTTAACCAGCGCCTTGTCAGTTCCGCGGCACGCATTACCCCCACGGGTTATAACGTCGAGCTTGCGCTTGCGCTCGGTGGACTTCCAAAGGTAAACGGCGCCAATTTCGGTTTCGACATCGGCATCAACGACATGACCTCGACCCAGACCGCCCGCCAGCACAGGGTATTCTGGCACAGAACCGACGGCGCAGACCTGGTCGACGTTTCGACATGGGGCAGCGCAGTGTTGGAGGGCTACAACGGAACCGACCCGCGCAAGCCCGATAAATACTGGATAAGCGAGTATATAAAGCGCATAGAAACGACAGGAACTGTCCCTGTGAACATGTACCAGTTCCCGCGCGGCAAGTTCCCGCAGGGACAAATCGAGCTCGACGCGGCAGTCGCCCAGGCCAAAGCCGTCATCGCCGATTCGTCGGCCACATACCTCGATACCGACGCGGCTGCCGAACGCCTTCGCAACGCGATACTGAACCTGCCAAACGAGGGCAAGTTCCCGAATCCGAAGGATCTGCCGACCATAGGCTACATGCCAAACCCATTCGAGTTCTTCGACGGCAGCCCTGTGGAAGCGCCGTCGGATTGGAAAGCACGCAGTGCCGAGCTTAAGGACCTGATGTCCTACTACGAGTTCGGTGATTGGCCGGCCCCGCCGCAGAGCCTGACGGCGACCGTCGGCACTGCGGTGGTTGGTGAGTCCAACCGCTTTAACATCCCGATCAATATCACCGACAACGGCAGGAACGCGACGCTCGACGCGACGATAACGCTGCCGCAGGGCGCGGGGCCGTTCCCGGTCATCGTTTTTCTCGATTTCAGCGGCACGTACTCCGGTTACAATGCGTACCGCGACGCCAGCGTCAGCCAAGGTTTCGCGCTGATGCGTATCCAATACGACACGATAGCCAGCGACACGCTGAACACGCGCACCGGCCCGTTCTTCACACTGTATCCGTGGGCTGAAGCGGACGCCGGTTCCGAGCTGACATGGGCGTGGGGAGCCTCGCGCTGCGCGGACGCCCTGGATTATATCATGGCGAACAACGCGGCTTACGCCGGAAGGTTCGACATGGATAAGCTGGTTGTCGCGGGATTCTCGCGCACCGGCAAGGCCGCGCTTCTCGCCGGCCTGTACGACGAGCGGTTCAAGGTTGTAAACCCAATAGCCTCCGGCAGCGGCGGCGCGGGCGTCTACAGGTACGACGCGTTTAACAACAACTACAGCGGGATCTTTACAAACCCGGCGGCGCTAAACGCTGCCGACTGCGAAATCCTGCCGGAGCACATCAACAACTTCGGCAACAACGCAAACTCGATGCTGTGGCGTTTCCTGGATTTCGATAAGAATTACAAGCGTGACACGCCGTTCGGTTACGGCGGGCGTCTGCCGTACGACCATCACGAGATCATCGCCGCGATCGCACCGAGGGCCGTCATCATCAGCAGTATCAACGACGACCACCACAACCAGCCCGAAGGCGACGCCACCGGATACGAGGGCGCGAAACCCGTGTTCGAATTCTTGGGCGTGCCGCAGAACATCGCGCTGGACGTGCACCGCGCGGGCGGCGGCCATTCCGTTAAACAGGCTCAGTGCGAAAACGTCGTGGCGTTCGCCAAGATGGTGTTCTTCGGGACGGAAATGTCGGCGACACTGCGAAATCATCTCTACTTAAACCCATATGTCGCGACATTCGACCGATACTACGGCGGTCTTGACGCGATGATGCCCTGGCGGCATACGTTCGACGGCGCGTCCTTTGAGGACTACATGATCCTCGACAGCAGTATCTCGGGCAACGTGATTGCATCGGCGAAGATATCAGCCAAGAAAGACGCCAATCTTGTACTGGCCGCGTTCGGCGAGCGCAACGAGTTGATCAATGTCAAGGTACTGCCGGTTGCAGAAGGCACAGGCAGCTATGATCTTGCGTTCGACTTCACCAGCGCCGCGGAGGTCAGGGCGTTCTTCTGGGATATTGACAGCTACGAACCTTTGTGCGAACCTAAAAAACTGCACTAA
- a CDS encoding replication-associated recombination protein A, which produces MNSPARPLADEIRPSTLDDVVGQSHILGNKGLLRRIIDSGLIPNMIFYGPSGTGKTTVASIIAARTNRTLHKLNATTAGTADIKEIIASLGTLLAPGGVLLYLDEIQYFNKKQQQSLLEFIENGLITLIASTTENPYFYVYNAILSRSTIFEFKPVGAADVRLALRRAVALAAERAGRPIACPDEVEAYLAAACGGDVRKAVGAVELLAKATPLSEGAAVFSLTDAEVVAQRSAMRYDRDGDVHYDVLSAFQKSIRGSDPDAAVHYLARLLAAGDLPSVCRRLLVTAAEDIGLAHPQAIVVVKSCVDAALQVGLPEAQLPLAEAVILLATAPKSNAAASAIGRAMADVQAGRVGDVPPHLKDSHYKGAQKLGRGLTYQYPHDFPHHYVPQQYLPDEIKDARYYEYGPNKTEQTARRYWDEIKTDAKG; this is translated from the coding sequence ATGAATAGCCCCGCACGGCCGCTGGCCGATGAGATACGCCCCTCCACATTGGACGATGTGGTGGGGCAGTCCCATATATTGGGAAATAAGGGGCTGCTGCGCCGGATCATCGACAGTGGTCTGATTCCCAACATGATCTTTTACGGCCCCTCTGGCACCGGCAAGACCACGGTGGCCTCCATCATTGCCGCGCGCACGAACCGCACGCTGCACAAACTCAACGCCACCACGGCCGGCACGGCCGACATCAAGGAGATCATCGCCAGCCTGGGAACGCTGCTGGCGCCCGGCGGCGTACTGCTGTACCTGGACGAGATCCAGTATTTCAACAAAAAACAGCAGCAGTCGCTGCTGGAATTCATCGAAAATGGGCTCATCACACTCATCGCTTCCACGACGGAAAATCCCTATTTTTATGTTTACAACGCCATTTTAAGCCGTTCCACGATCTTTGAGTTCAAACCCGTCGGCGCCGCGGACGTCCGTCTGGCTCTCCGGCGGGCGGTGGCGCTGGCGGCAGAGCGGGCGGGGCGCCCGATCGCGTGTCCGGATGAGGTGGAGGCGTATCTGGCGGCCGCCTGCGGCGGCGACGTGCGCAAGGCCGTCGGCGCGGTGGAGCTTCTGGCAAAGGCCACGCCGCTCTCCGAAGGCGCCGCCGTCTTCTCTTTGACGGACGCCGAGGTGGTGGCTCAGCGCTCGGCCATGCGCTACGACCGCGACGGAGATGTCCACTATGACGTCCTGTCGGCGTTTCAAAAATCCATTCGCGGCTCCGACCCCGACGCGGCGGTGCACTATTTGGCGCGGCTGCTGGCCGCCGGCGATCTGCCGTCCGTCTGCCGCCGACTGCTCGTCACGGCGGCGGAGGACATCGGCTTGGCCCACCCACAGGCGATTGTCGTCGTCAAGTCCTGTGTGGACGCGGCGCTTCAGGTCGGGCTGCCCGAGGCACAGCTGCCGCTGGCCGAGGCGGTGATCCTGCTGGCCACCGCACCCAAGTCGAACGCCGCCGCCTCGGCCATCGGGCGCGCCATGGCCGACGTACAGGCCGGCCGCGTCGGCGACGTGCCCCCCCACCTGAAAGACAGCCACTACAAAGGCGCGCAAAAACTGGGCCGGGGACTCACTTACCAATATCCGCACGACTTCCCCCACCACTACGTCCCCCAGCAGTACCTGCCGGATGAGATAAAGGACGCGCGCTACTACGAGTACGGCCCCAACAAAACCGAACAGACCGCCCGCCGTTACTGGGATGAGATCAAAACAGACGCAAAGGGATAA
- a CDS encoding WecB/TagA/CpsF family glycosyltransferase, whose amino-acid sequence MIQYVMFTVTTAPGKWGEDVRCEILGIEFDNVTIDEARARALFFLDDETPDGGARLIVTPNAEIVMMCRRDAAAREAVRAADLILPDGVGVGIASRILERPLRARMAGIDFAEALLPALAARGRRLFFLGAAPGVAEEAARRAAARHAGLVICGTQDGYFTRDEDAAAAVRAVGADVVFVCLGAPKQELWMRAHAAATGARLLVGLGGTLDVWAGRVRRAPTLWIRLGLEWLYRLLCQPRRLWRMLKLPVFLWTAWRAHRREKRQ is encoded by the coding sequence GTGATACAATATGTGATGTTTACCGTGACGACCGCACCGGGGAAGTGGGGAGAGGACGTGCGTTGCGAGATCCTGGGGATCGAGTTCGACAATGTGACCATAGATGAGGCGCGGGCCCGTGCGCTCTTCTTTCTGGATGATGAGACGCCCGACGGCGGCGCGCGCCTGATCGTGACGCCAAACGCCGAGATCGTGATGATGTGCCGCCGCGACGCGGCGGCGCGGGAGGCGGTGCGCGCCGCCGATCTCATATTGCCAGACGGCGTAGGCGTCGGAATTGCATCCCGGATTTTGGAGCGGCCGCTGCGCGCGCGCATGGCTGGCATCGATTTTGCCGAGGCGCTGCTGCCGGCGCTGGCCGCGCGGGGGCGCCGGTTATTTTTCCTCGGCGCCGCGCCCGGCGTGGCCGAGGAGGCGGCGCGCCGCGCCGCCGCGCGGCACGCGGGGCTTGTGATCTGCGGCACGCAGGACGGATATTTCACGCGGGACGAGGACGCGGCGGCCGCAGTCCGAGCGGTCGGGGCGGATGTCGTCTTCGTCTGTCTCGGCGCACCGAAGCAAGAACTGTGGATGCGCGCGCACGCCGCCGCCACCGGGGCGCGGCTGCTGGTGGGGCTCGGCGGCACGCTGGATGTGTGGGCGGGCCGCGTGCGGCGTGCGCCGACGCTGTGGATCCGCTTGGGGCTGGAGTGGCTTTATCGGTTGTTGTGTCAGCCGAGGCGGTTGTGGCGCATGCTGAAGCTGCCCGTCTTTTTGTGGACTGCGTGGCGCGCCCACAGGAGAGAAAAGAGACAATGA